In Cardinium endosymbiont of Culicoides punctatus, the genomic window TGGAAGATGGTAAGGTGATTATCGCAAGGGCTAAATTTTCTATTGAGTTCCCAGCAAGTTTTATGCTTATTGCTAGTATGAATCCCTGTCCATGTGGTTATTATAACCATCCTGAAAAAGAATGTGTTTGTAGTCCTGTGGTTGTGCAACGCTATATAAATAAAATTAGTGGCCCACTGTTAGATAGAATTGATCTCCATGTGGAGGTGACACCTGTGTCTTTTGAAGAATTGTCTTCTCGTAGAAAGAACGAACCTAGTTGTGTCATTCGTGAACGTGTGGTTAAGGCTAGAAAAATACAAGCGCAACGATTTACAGATCTCCCTCATATGTACACGAATGCACGAATGTCCTCTAAAATAACAAAAGTGTTCTGTCCTATTTCAAAGGTTGGTCAGAAGTTGTTACAGGTGGCTATGGAAAGATTAGGGCTTTCAGCTAGGGCATATGAAAGAATTTTAAAAGTAGCACGAACTATTGCAGATTTAGGAGAAAGTGAAGCTATATCGGAGGTGCATTTGGCAGAGGCTATTCAGTATAGAAGTTTGGATAAAGAGGGTTGGGGCAAATAGTAATCATCAGTAAAATCTCTTACTTTTTTCTTTTCTGTAAAACCGTTTGCTATATATAATATTTATATATTTGTAGTGACTAAAAATTTTTAGCCTGATTTGTCTTATAGGGCAATAATGATATGCTCCGATAGCGTATCCATTCATGTAGTCTTCTTAAGATAGTACAGCCTACATAGCTCATAAGGCACATCGAGCAATAACAAACAATGCATTAGTAAAAAAAATGGTTATTCAAAAAAACAAAAGTATTTGCGTATTATTTCTGTGCCTTATACTATCTTTATTTTCATGTAAAACAAATAAGTATGGTATGAATCAAGATTTAGAACCAAAAAGAGCTGGAACACATTTAGAACCAGCTTCTATAAAAAGAACGCATTTGAGTCGTTTGCCTATTGGAGATACAGATATAGCCAGTGTTATACATTCTGGTTACTATGCAGATAAAACAAAACTTGTTGGTAAACTTTTATTGGAAGGGAAAACTTCCTTTCTTGTTCGTCCCCGTAGATTTGGTAAATCACTGTTTGTGAATACCATAGCTGCAATTGCTGAAGGAGCAAATAAAGAATTATTTAAGGACTGTTTTATCTCTAATGGGGAGTTTGAAGATGAAAATGGTGATATAATAAAATACGACTGGAAAAAATATCCGGTGATTAGGTTGGATTTTTCAGGATTAAATAATACTTCATCTGACAAACTAGAAGGGGATCTTATAGAATTATTAGAGGACATTGCCTTGCAGTATAAAGTAAAAATAACAGGAAAATCATTACAAACAAGGTTTAGAAGGCTTATAAATACACTTATAACATTAAAAAAAGGCTATGAGCCTAAAATAGTTCTGCTAATAGATGAATATGATAGTCCAGTAATCAATTTAAATTGGGATTCTCAGAACTATAAAGACTGCATGAAAGTACTTAGTGATTTTTTTGCAACGGTGAAAAGCTGTGCTAATAATTGTCAATTAATCTTTGTAACGGGTGTGTATAAATTCGTTTTATCAGGATTAGGTTCAGGGGCTAATATATTGCACGATGGAGATATATCACTCGATGAAGATGTTTCAGATATTGTAGGATATCGAGAAGAAGATATTAGAGCATTATTTAAAAATAATTTTGACA contains:
- a CDS encoding AAA family ATPase, giving the protein MNQDLEPKRAGTHLEPASIKRTHLSRLPIGDTDIASVIHSGYYADKTKLVGKLLLEGKTSFLVRPRRFGKSLFVNTIAAIAEGANKELFKDCFISNGEFEDENGDIIKYDWKKYPVIRLDFSGLNNTSSDKLEGDLIELLEDIALQYKVKITGKSLQTRFRRLINTLITLKKGYEPKIVLLIDEYDSPVINLNWDSQNYKDCMKVLSDFFATVKSCANNCQLIFVTGVYKFVLSGLGSGANILHDGDISLDEDVSDIVGYREEDIRALFKNNFDNICDRRTEITGIDQSTETVVKNLKKYYNGYRFSNSNKGPNVFNPTSILHFFKSGELLGYWKDTADTRLLVKQMQDNIERFS